The Solanum lycopersicum chromosome 2, SLM_r2.1 DNA window TCCTGGTTTACTATTCTGTTTCTAAATTCTGGGGAATTGCATAGTACAGTGTGGAAGTAGGATTCTAGAGGGGACACTACGTTGGCGTAGTACATAAGTAACTTCCTAGGGAAATTGTCCCAACCTTTGATGCAATGCTCCATAAACCCTCTGCTCAATACCATCCATGGAGAACctagaaattgaaattaagCAGAAATGAAATCATTGTTGGAGTTTACACCATACATAAAGTAAATGAATTAAGCCAACCTTGGAATATATCAAAAGTTGTTGGCATTTCTCTAGTCTCTACAGCATAGTAAAGGGGAGTAGCATGTTTCAGATGTAGGCTGGGGTCAACAACAATCCGATTGACGTTGTGTTGCCTGCAGTAACATTGCATTGAAGTTGAGCCGCGTTTAGATGGTGATGGAACAGCTGATAATTCGGGTGTGAAGCCCACGAAAAATTGATCGTtcagatgtttttttttttaaccattATCTCTTATATTTATACAAAAGAAACGTTGATGGTCATCAATGACACCTTACCTGTTTCGATCAATAGTTCTATTGGTGAAGCCTACGAAATTGAGATCCCTTGGCAAGGAAGTGAGAGCAAATAAGATATCTGCAATCAAAAGCATGGATCATCAATTAGTCACAGAGTTACAGAGTAATTGTAAGGTAAATTGGGTAGTACTGTATCAGCAGACAGTAGTATAGTACTCCTTCCATCCAATTTGTTTGTCTGGTTTTGATTTGGTACTCTTTTTgatcttgtgatcttaaacatgttatatgaaaaattataattaaagagTTACCAAAAAGGGGAGAGACGCATTCTTTTGAAacggaaagaaagaaaattatgacaaacaaattgaaacaaagaAGTACTAGCTAGGCTACTAGCGATCACGAAAAATTTACCGTCTTGAGTAAAAAGAGGGTAATCGGAAGAGCTTAAGGTGAAAAACCAGTCCCACAGGGGGCTGATTCGAAGGAGCAAGGCGGAGGCATGAAGCATAGCAGAAAGAGCAGAGGCGCCTGATTCCTCCACAGCATAACTTTTACCAACAACATTCACATTCCCAAATGCTCGAAACACATGTTCAGATTCAACTGAAACAGCTAATTCCATCCTCTCCTCATATCCATCTCCATCGAGAAGGTGCAAAAGGTACTGGTTTCTTGGGTGATACACCGCTTTTAATAGCCTCAACATTCTTTTACTTTCCCCTCTAAAACCGAAAATCCAATAAGCCAGGATTGGTGTATCACTAGACCTTCCTTTAGACGGATGGTTCATCTTTATAGTCGTTGATGTGTCTACGTTTGAGTGATCATCTGGAATATTATTCATCAACGTCCTGTACTGATCATCATCAAATCTGCTACAGAGGAATCCTACCAATAAAAGTAGCAAAGTAGCTGCAACGAAAACTGAGAGCCGTACACGAGTTCTCCAATTCCAGGAACTTAACATCTTAAGCATCATCATGGATATTTGTTGAATATTTGATCTTAACAGTATATACTGAAAGGGTTGCTAATTAGAGCAAGCAAAAGCTGGCTTGTGGGACTTGTTAGGTCATGTGTGACATCTTAATGATTGTTAGTTAATGAATGCTATGTTGATGAAAACTTACGCCACAACTAACACCAAATTTCcatgtttttttcttaatgaCAAGGCAAATGCCGCTTCAAACTAAAactctaataattattttctttcaagtGAAGGAATAGTAAAAGGTCAAAACAATGCAGCTAGATGGGTAAAATTTTTTGTCACTTTTGTTGGAACTTTATATGCAACCATTCATCATCAGTCATGTGTTAGACAAGTCTTCTCAAGCAAGCGGGgaattattagtttcatccACGAACTATTAACAAACCTAAAAAACACCCCTTTACACCACTAATTGAACATAAATAAACCACCAATCTTGTAATATGAATGAACTACACTCTTAAATTTTCGTTAAAACTTAG harbors:
- the LOC101252649 gene encoding beta-glucuronosyltransferase GlcAT14A-like gives rise to the protein MMMLKMLSSWNWRTRVRLSVFVAATLLLLLVGFLCSRFDDDQYRTLMNNIPDDHSNVDTSTTIKMNHPSKGRSSDTPILAYWIFGFRGESKRMLRLLKAVYHPRNQYLLHLLDGDGYEERMELAVSVESEHVFRAFGNVNVVGKSYAVEESGASALSAMLHASALLLRISPLWDWFFTLSSSDYPLFTQDDILFALTSLPRDLNFVGFTNRTIDRNRQHNVNRIVVDPSLHLKHATPLYYAVETREMPTTFDIFQGSPWMVLSRGFMEHCIKGWDNFPRKLLMYYANVVSPLESYFHTVLCNSPEFRNRIVNQDLRCSAPINVSNYYDNLVNEWAIFARPFKEGDPTLDELDRDILDRQPHGLVRGKWCYNRGHNYSSSCSSNSGTNWDDIDSLDPGIYGQKLQNILSNFTVGDHHMVTNNSC